Part of the Sporosarcina sp. FSL K6-2383 genome is shown below.
TTATATAAAAAAGTGCGTAATCACTTTGATGAAAAACAATATGTAGATTTAATTATTTTAATCAACACCATTAATAGCTGGAATCGCTTATCCATCGCTATGAACAATGTTCCGGGCGATTATCAGCCAGCGGTGCAGAAATAATAGCACAAGAAAAAGCATGGCCCCCGGGGACCATGCTTTTTCTATCCCTCTGCAAAAGGGAGTCGCACTCGGAAAATTTGGTTTTTTTCAATCATACAAACTGTTCTTCCTGACGATCAGTTACCCAAGACTCGTCTGTGCAGTTTGATATGGCCGATTCAATTTGGAATGTCACATGTTATTCAATGTGATTTTCTTTTTGTAATCAGGCATCAAGTTGCACTTCCACAAAAAACTTTTCTTCTACTGCATAGTTCACACTTCAGTGAATGGAACATGGGTCTTTCAGTTCCTGACGAGTGTATCTAATCTTCAGTAAAGCAAATTTTCCGCCAAGGCTGTGCAGTTCATCGTAGGAAATCATTGTAGGTTGCTCGTCTACAATGTCGTTCTTCCTAGTCGTTTCGCCTTGTATTATTTATATACCCGGCTTTCATAAAGCTAAACCATTTTAAACAAAACTTTTAAAAAAGATATTTTAAGGGGTAAGACTTTTTAGTAAACGCCCCTGTTGCTCTAGTGAAACATTGATAGGATTAAGGGGTTAATATGAATTACTATAAATGATGGAAGCATCCATGATGATGAAACATCCAACGGCAAAAAAGCATTTGTTAGAAGTAATTCACTTCGTGTAAGAAAGAGTATACGGATGGAAAGACGATGTTAACGCTTCATGATATTCATCGTTTAATCTAATTTTCATTTAATTTCAATAAGTTATAAGACTCAATTTCCTTTTGGTTAATAGGTTTTATTCGGAATCCGAAATAGTTCATATGAACTGTTCTTTCATGAACATCAATTATGTTATCCAAAAGTTACAAACCCATGTTATGCTACTGATGAAGCGCTATCATTCAAGTGGTTTGGTAGGGGTAATTCGTGTGAAAGCAGGTGGATAATTTGAAGAATAGGGGAGATGGAACAATGTCTTTGTTGAAAAAAGCCGGATTGTGGATTGCTATCATGGCACTTACATTCAGTAGTTTGTCGTTCGCAACACAAGCAAGCGCAGCTACCAAGGCGCAAAATGTGACACGTGGTGAATTCGTTACTGCAGTTGTCGATGCACTTAAACTAGAAACTAGTAATAGCGCGACGGCTCAATTTAAGGATGTTAATGAAAAACTAGCACCGTATGTGGAGGCTGCGTATAAAGCTGGCCTTGTAAAAGGAACGCTAGAAGGTAATTTTAAACCTGATCAAAAGTTGACACGTGAACATGCATTTATTATCACATCTCGTGCCATCAAAACTGATGAAACGTATGCTACTGATATACTGACTAAATTTAAAGATCACAAAACTTTCGACACAAACAGCTTGAAGGAGCTTGCCAAAGGTGTTGGACTTGGACTATTGCAAGGATTTGAAGACGGTACAGTCAAACCTGAACAATTGGTAACGAAAACGCAAGCTACAAAAATTATTCACCGAATGGTAAAAGTATATAGCCCGGTAGTTTCCAAAGATTCGGTTTCACTTCGGATTTTGGGAACATCTGATTTACATACGAACTTTGTACACTACGATTACTATCAAGACAAAGTATCAAATGACATCGGACTTGCGAAAACGGCTATTCTTATTGAACAAGCTCGCACGGAAAATCCGAACAATCTTCTTTTCGATAATGGGGATTTGATTCAAGGAACGCCGCTAGCTGGTTATAAAGTAACTGTGGACAAGCTTGAAAAAGGCGAACTTCACCCAGCTATAGCTGCACTTGCATCACTTGATTATGATGGCGGTACGTTAGGGAATCACGAATTCAATTATGGTCTAGATTATTTAGACGAAGTGTTGAATGACGCTCCATTTCCTATGTTGAATGCAAACATTTATGATGCTGTAACGAAGAAGAACCGTTACACACCTTATGTAATTCTTGAAAAAGAAGTTATCGATGGACAAGGTGCTGCACATACGTTGAATATTGGTGTTATCGGTGTTGTAACACCGGGAATCATGCAATGGGATCGTACACTCCTTGAAGGAGATGTGACTGCTGAAGATGCAGCAAACTCTGTTGAGAAATTCATTCCTGAAATGAAGGAGCAAGGCGCTGACGTCATCGTTGTGTTAGCACACACTGGAATGGGTAATGAAATCCACGAAGTTGGCGAAGAGAACGTTGCTTATCAAATAACAGAGCTTGATGGTGTCGATGCAGTTATTACAGGGCATAACCATGCATTATTCCCTGGAGACTTCAAAGATCTTCCCAATGTGAATCAAGAGCAAGGGACACTAAACGGTACGCCTATCGTTATGCCAGGTAAATTTGGTGACCATTTAGGCATTATCGATCTTGAACTGAAAAAAGATGGGGAACAATGGGCAGTTGTAAGTGGAAAAGGTGAAATTCGCCAAATCAATAAAGATTCAGACGTAGTCGTTCAGAAAGTAATTGATGCGGTTAAAGAAGCACACGAAGGAACAATTGAGTATGTCCGCGGCCCAGTCGGAAAAACAACGGCACCAATTACTAGCTATTTTGCATTGGTGCAAGATGATTCATCTATCCAGATTTTGAATAATGCCCAAACATGGTATGTTGAGCAACAAATCAAAGGAACGGAATATGGAGAGCTTCCAATTCTTTCTGCGGGCGCACCGTTTAAAGCGGGCGGTCGCATGGGCGCAAGCTATTACACAGACATCGCTACAGGCGAAATCGCGATTAAAAATGTTGCAGATTTGTATGTCTATGACAATACAGTTTTTGCACTTGTTATGACAGGTGCTGACATTAAAGAATGGCTTGAAATGTCAGCTGGTCAATTTAAACATATAGACGCTGCTTCAACGAAAGAGCAAGATTTGATTAACGTCGGATTCCCGACGTATAACTTTGACGTTATCGATGGCGTCACTTATGAGTTCGACGTGACACAACCTGCAAAATATGATGGTTCGGGTGACACGGTTAACGAAAATGCGAATCGAGTTGTTAATTTGCAATATGATGGAAAACCAATCAATCCAAAGCAACAATTCATAGTTGTAACGAATAACTACCGTGCGAGCGGAAATTTCCCTGGTGTACGCAATGCAACTGAGAAAATCGATTATGCATATGAAAACCGTCAAGTCATTATGGATTATATGATTGACCTTGGCACAATCGACCCATCTGCGGATGGTAACTGGACATTTGCTTCATTCGGTGAAAATGCCAATGTGACATTCGAAACGTCCGGAAAAGCGAAAGACTTTGTTCAAGAAGGGAGCGGTATTGAATACCTAGCTCCAGCTGAAGAAGGTTTCGCGAAATATTCATTGAAACAGAAATAATAGAGTAAATAAAAATGTGCAAGAGGGTAGCCCCTTTGCACATTTTTATTTATGTAGATAGCTTGGAAAAACACATGTCGTAACACGTAAAGAATTTACAGCTCCCCACTTCAAAAAGACTATACCAGGCTCCGAAATCGCACGGAACCTGGTATAGTTTTTATGCAACAATAGAACATCCTTCACTCTAGTAAATATTCAATATACCGACTAAGAAACCTTTCCATTTTCATCTTACACCAATGCAAAAGACTCCCCATAGTTCGCATCTGGAACAAGAAAAAGTTCTGCATCACTTGAAGTTTACTGATACAATTCCTTTGTCAATTTCGTCGGAACAAATGTATCGCTCTCTCCATGAATATACAAAATCGGGACATGTGCCTTTTCTACAACTTTCAGTGCGTTTGCTTCTCTGAATGAATAGCCGGCTCTGATTTTCGTTAATAAACTAGTAATATCCGGTACCAGTCGCTCAGACAATTAATTTTGAGTACTAGGTTCAGAAACAACTCCAAACTGTTTTGGAACCTGGTACTTTAGTTTAACTGCGGGCCATGTGGCAGGCGCGAATTAATGCATCCAAAGCGAGTGGTGAATCTAACATCGCGGTGGATAAATTTCGCAAAAATTCCCAATTAAGCATTCATACACTTTTTAATATCTATGATAGTTTGTAGATGCATACCCTCGTGAAAATTTGTCCAAAGAAGGACTTGCTCAATGGAAGTCATCTCCCACATTTTCGTTGGTGGAAATAATTCTTCTAATCTATCGCCATATGTCCCCTTAATTTCTGTAAGTTGTCCTTTAAGTAAAGTCATTAATTCTTCGAGCGAAGGTGTTTCATCTGTAAAATTATCTGGAGAAGTCCCCCATCCAAACCATTCGTTGAATTGCTTGGGGATGTCAACCGTGGCCTTAGTTAAAGTCTCAATCCACATATACTGTTCCACGTAAACGTGACCGAGATTCCACCGTATATTATTATTGAATCCTTTAGGAATAATTTCTGCTTCATCCTCAGTAACATCCGCTACTTTCAGCAGGTAGCCCCTAAAGCTTTCTAGTTGTTTGAAAAAGATTTCATGGCGTTGTTTCATCTACTAACCCCCTGTCTTTCATATAGCTTATTATTCTATTCCGAAGTACTATTTCCTTTAAAAGTTTAGCATAATCCACTGTGTGCACGAATCTTCCAATTCTATATTCTATGCAGTAAATCATATCTCAAGAAATAAATGAAAAGTACCAGGTACCTTAAATATTTTACTCATACTCACTGCAATTCAACCCTAATTATTATTACGACTAAGAAAATGATCTATTTTCACTTTGTATTCATCCTGTGCCAACGCAAAAGACTCCCCATGGTTCGCACCCGGAACAAGAAAAAGTTCTGCATCACTTGAAGTTTGCTGATACAATTCCTTTGTCAATTTCGTCGGAACAAATGTATCGCTCTCGCCATGAATATACAAAATCGGGACATCCGCCTTCTCCACAGCTTTCAATGCGCTGGCCTCTCTGAATGAATAGCCGGCTCTGATTTTCGTTAATAAACTAGTACTATCTAACAATGGAAATGCCGGCAGATAAAACATACGGTTCATTTGATACGCGAATAACTGATAGACAGACATATATGGACTGTCTGCAATAATAGCCTTAACCTGGTGAGGAAATTCATCTTCTCCACTAGCCATTAAAACAGTTGCAGCACCCATTGATAAACCGTGGTAGACTACTTTACTATCTGGCCCTAGCTTCTTCACTAAAGCCTGGGTCCAATCAATTAAATCGATCCGATCAGGCCAGCCGAACCCGTAATAATTCCCTTCGCTTTTGCCATGTCCTCGAGCATCAGGCATGAAAATATTGTAGCCCAGATTGTTATGATAATACTGTCCGAATAGCCCCATTTGTTTTGCGTGACCTAAATAGCCATGTGTTAAAACGACTACTTTATCTGTTGGCTTGGAGGCTGGTAAGTAGTAGCCTGACAGTTGTAAGCCGTCACGTGATGTTAACGTAAGTTGTTCAAATTGCTGCACGTTTACCCAATCTATCCAATCTCCGTTCAAAAAGAGTTCCATTGTTTGATCTGATACTTCTAAATCTGCATTGTTCTGCAAGAAATCTTTTGGTCCTCGTTTAATGGCTAACTCGTAGAAAAAGAAGCTACCGATGACTTGAATCACCAAGAAGATTATGACTAAAAGAACAAGTAGCTTCTTCCAATGCTTTCGAATCATACCCATTCTCCTCTATACTAACTTTAAGCACGCTAGTTGCTTATGATTAGTATAGTAGAAAAACGGTGGAAAATGAAAGAATCCTAACGATTACATAACATTTCCAATACTTTTATATTCACATAAGAACTTCATTTTAGGACAACCTTAGAAGACAGCAAAAGTTGTATGAGGTGATAGAGATGTTAATTGAAAGGTCGTCTGAATGGAAAGAAGGCTTTACCGAACGTTTAGAAAATCGTGAGGCATGGGATAACTGGACATTATATAAAATGAGTTATGAGGTTGCTAAAACGACTTTGATAACCGATTTCAGAGGGCTACAATCGCCAAAGTATTTATCGAACCTAACGCCTCTTCAACATCAATTAGAAGTGGCGGAAACGGTCATTGAAAGGATGAATGGCAAAGCGATTTTGGCGGATGAGGTGGGACTTGGAAAAACGATTGAGGCGGGTTTGATTTTGAAAGAGTATTTGATTAGGGGTCTTGTGAAAAAAGCACTCATTTTAGCCCCGGCTTCTCTTGTCAATCAATGGACGGATGAGCTAAATCAAAAATTTCATATCCCGGCTTTCCCCTATAAGAAAAATTATGATTTGAACTACTATGCGATTGTCGTCATGAGTATCGACATGGCTAAAAGGAGCCCGCATAAAGAAAATATCTATGCGCAAGAATATGATTTAATTATTATTGATGAAGCGCATAAATTAAAAAACCATAAGACAAAAAGCTATGAGTTTGTCCAAAATTTAAAGAAGAAGTTTTGTTTGTTGTTAACAGCCACACCGATTCAAAATGATGTGTTTGAGCTATTTCATCTCATATCATTATTAAAACCAGGGCATCTTGGCAATTATGAGACGTTCCAAGCGGCATTTTCTGCGCGTAAACATGCTGTAGAACATGATGAATTTTTAAAGGAATTGGTGCATCAAGTAATGGTGCGAAATCGGAGGCAGGATACAGGCATTGATTGGACCAATCGGCATGTTGAAATTATACCGATTGATTTTACCGAAGCGGAGCAAGAAGTCTACGATATGATTTCGCAATTAGATTATTTTTCGAATGCATTCTCCAAAATGACTCTCCAAAGGGAGATGTGTAGCAGTAGAGAAGCTGTCTACGAAACGTTAACCAAAATGCGTCAAGAATGCAGTCAACCTGAAGCGATTACTCCAATGGAAGAAATTATGGAGAGATTGAAGGAACTCGCTATTCATTCAAAAGCAGAAAAGGCTTATGAAATCATTACGCAAGCAAATGATAAAGTCATTCTTTTTACGGAATATCGTGCGAGTCAGAACTATTTGCAGGAGTATTTATATTCAAAAGGCATTTCAAGTGTGTTGTTCAATGGAAAGTTCAGTAAAAGTAAACGGGAGTGGATGAAGCAACTGTTTAAAGAACAAGCGCAGGTGCTCATAGCAACGGAGTCGGGTAGTGAAGGGATTAATCTGCAATTTTGCCACCATGTTATTAACTACGATTTACCATGGAATCCCATGAAGTTAGAGCAGCGCATTGGGCGTGTTCACCGTTTAGGGCAAGAGCATGATGTTCATATTTACAATTTAGCCATTCAGCATACAATCGAAGACCATATATTGGATTTATTGCATATAAAAATTGGCGTCTTTGAACAAGTAGTGGGTGAGTTAGATGATATTTTATCCACTTACAAGGAATCGATTTGAAGGAGGACAAACATGTACCCACAGCAAATTCACAAGTATATACAACAATTTTTCAATGAAAACAACTGTCCGATTTTAAGTAATAATAATCATTGTATCGACGTTCAATTAACGATTGAGATGGATAAAAAAATAATGAATCGTCCCTTTTACTGGCACTATTTAGCTAGTACGGGTGAAGAACCTCGTCCAGCAAAACTAACGTTGATTACAGATAAAAATCAGCTTGTGGATAACATCAAAGGGGAAGTTGTCCACTTTGGTTCACCTCGGCTTAGCCAACTATTTCAAGTCACAAAGGAGATGGGTTCTTTTGTACAGATGTATGAACGAGTCCCCGATACAACTGGTCAACAAACGATTTTAACTCCCTGGTTAGGTGTGAATTATAAGGTAACATATTCAAGTGATCAAACGAAAGAAGTTTTGTATTCATTAGGCATTAATTTACTAACGGGCTATGTAGTAGAAGACTTTCAGGAATCGTTAAGTGGGCTAGATTTAGATGTAACGATTTCGGGTTATACGTTTCATGTCCCTTATATTATCAAGCCGATTCGTGCCCTGGAACGATTGGATGCTGTAATAGATACTTTCATCGAACAAGCTGATCATTCATGGGCGGAAGAAGCGAAGAAGAGATGGCAAAAGGATCGAAGGGTATTGGAATACTTTTATGAAGAGGTGGACAACAAGCCGGATTGTTATGAGATTGAGAAAGAAGCAATGGACCAGCAGTATGAAGCGAGGATTAGCATTGATGTTGTCAATGGTGGGGTGTTTTATTTGAAATGAAATATTTTATTCTAAATAGCTAAGACCATTCGCACGTTCACTGAACATGGGAAGGTCTTTTTTGTATGTGTAAGAATTAGATACTTATTCCTTGGAAGAAAATCAAATAGCCCTTATCGACATATCATACAATGAACAACGATTATATTTGAGCAGGAGGGATTGAGGTTAACGGGAATCGTACATTGCTGGATATGAAGATGGGGGATGTAAACGGGGATGGTGTTTTAGACACCGTCTATTTATATGGTCAATTCAATGGGCCGCCAGGTATCTTTGCTGATAATATTACGCTTGTGATTCAAGATGGCCGGTCGACTAAAAGTACAACTGTTCATCTGAAAAATAACGCAGGATATAACGGGCGGTTGTTCCTTGGCGATTTTAACAAAGATGGCATCCCTGATATTATGGTGAGTATGGATACAGGCGGGAGTGGGGGATATGGTATCTTTTATATCTATTCCTTCAGAAATAATCGAGTACAGGAACTGTTTAACGTCGATAATTACAATGGAACATACGCATTCCAAGTACATTACGAGGATTTTTATAAAGTGCGTGTGGAAAGTTCCGAGCTTAACGTGTTGTTCATGATTGACATCAGCACTAAGGGATCCGATTATTTATCACAGTATTACAATGAAAATGGGATACTAAAAAATCCTGTACAAGGTGGAGCCCTTGCCATAGGGGGCTTATATCCAATTATTACGGATAATAAAAGCTATCAATTTGATTTATTGGCCTTGCAGCGTATTATTGGACCAACCAATGTGGATACATTAGGCTATATTGAAAATATTTTGTCGTGGCAAGATACTGAATTCATTTCAAATCGGCTAACTGTGTCTGTACTTGGTGTAGATATTAAGTGATTTAGTTTAGGTTATTGTACAGTACCCTGAATTATTCACGCGTGACCTTTCGCATGTTCATTGAACATGCGAGAGGTCTTTTCTTCGATGTATTGGATAGTATGCGTTAAAATATTCAATAGGAAGTAAGTCGAAGAAAAATGTTTGATAAGAAGAAAGGACAAGGGTGACATATGAAAGCATATATTTTAAAACTGTCTTTCGAAGACATTACACCACTTATTTGGCGACGCATCGTTTTACCAGCTGGTGCGACATTTAACCGTTTGCATGAAACAATCCAAAACGTCACAAATTTTCAAAGCACGCTATCCCCATATCATTCTTTTGGTATGGAGATTGATGATTATTTTATTACCGACAATGAATCGATTATAGAGGAATATAAAGGGAAGAGTTATGCGGGTAAAACGGTCAAGCAACCAGAGCGTATTAAAATCGATGCGTATCTTGAAAAGCATAACTATTTTAGATTTTGGAGACGACTGGAGGATTCAGGTGGTACTTGAAGAAATTGTAGATGATTATTATTTTGGCTATCCCACATTGCTTGATGGAGAAGGGACCGCGCCGCCAGAGGATGTCGGCGGTCCGCCTGGATACGAGGAGTTTTTAAAAGTGTTTCGAGATCCAACGCATCCTGAATATTTATCGATCATTACATGGGCGAAGCAACAGTACTATTTGCCTTTGGACATGGCCGAGGTGAATAGACGTTTAAAATATGTGAAATATAAAAAGACAGAATGGCAAAATATTCATCACGAAAATTATTACGTGCTTTCTGATAAATATCGAAGTGCAGAGTCTGTAGAAATAGATGAGTTGCCTCACATAGAATAATCCATGATGCTATATAGGAACCTGTTTTTTAGCAGTAAATATCTGTTACTGTCATCAAATTGTAAATTGTAAAGAGGGTATAATTAATAAACAGAAGATGACACTACAAACAAGTAACACTCAGATATATGTGTCTAAAAAAGGTAAGAAGATAGGAGATCCCATGACAAAACACCAAGAATCAGGATGGAATTTAGATAATAGTTATGCTCATCTACCAGATAGATTTTTCACAAAAATGAACTTGAATCCAGTGCAGGAACCGAAATTAATCATATTCAATGATTCCTTAGCGGTATCCTTAGGGCTAGATGCGCAGGCGCTACAAAGCGAAGAAGGTATCGTAGCACTTGCGGGAAATGAAGTTCCAGAAGGCGCTATGCCACTAGCACAAGCATATGCGGGCCATCAGTTCGGTCATTTTACAATGTTAGGAGACGGCCGCGCGATGCTCATTGGTGAACAAATTACCCCTTCAGGTGAACGGTTTGATATTCAGCTAAAAGGTTCGGGGCGAACAGCTTATTCCCGCAGTGGTGATGGTCGTGCGGCACTGGGTCCAATGCTGCGCGAATATATTATCAGTGAAGCGATGCATGCACTTGGTATTCCTACGACACGCAGTTTAGCCGTGGTGGCAACGGGCGAATCTGTCATCCGTGAAACTGACCTCTCGGGTGCCATTTTGACACGTATCGCGAGTAGCCATATACGTGTAGGTACTTTTCAATATGCAGCAAAATGGGGAACAGACGAAGAACTTCGCATGCTAGCTGACTATGCATTAGAACGCCATTTTCCTGATATAAAAATGGATGATAATCGCTATTTAGCATTGTTACAGGTTGTAATCCAGCGCCAGGCAATACTCGTTGCTAAATGGCAACTAGTTGGTTTTATTCATGGGGTAATGAATACTGATAACACGACAATTAGCGGGGAAACGATTGATTATGGACCATGTGCGTTCATGGATGCGTATGACCCGGCAACCGTTTTCAGCTCCATTGACGTTCAAAGTCGCTACGCCTATGGCAATCAACCGAATATTGTCGGCTGGAATCTCGCACGTTTCGCTGAAAGTCTGATATCTCTCTTGCATACAGATTACGGGGAAGGTGCAAAACTAGCGCAGGATGCAATTTCAGATTTTCCTGAGCATTATTACGCCAATTGGCTTGCTGGCATGCGATCGAAACTGGGAATCTTTAATGAAGAGCAACAGGATGCAGCCCTCATTGATAGCCTTCTTCGTATGATGGAGCAGCATCGCGTGGATTATACAAATACATTCCGTGCTTTAACTTTTGATACGTTGGAAGAGAGTGTCTTATTTGGTACGCCGGAATTTGCTGAGTGGCATACTTTGTGGCAAGCAAGACTCGATAGGCAGCAGGAATCAAAAGAACTTGTTCATCAGCTAATGCGCAGCAGCAATCCAGCAGTCATTCCCCGCAACCATCGGGTAGAAGAAGCGCTTGAAGCAGCAGTCGAGCACGAAGACTATAGTGTGATGGAGCAGTTACTCGAAGTACTGTCACATCCGTACGCGCACTCTCCAGAACAGGCGGATTATGCAACTTTGCCCGAATCAGAAGGGCCTTATCATACGTATTGCGGG
Proteins encoded:
- a CDS encoding bifunctional 2',3'-cyclic-nucleotide 2'-phosphodiesterase/3'-nucleotidase, producing MSLLKKAGLWIAIMALTFSSLSFATQASAATKAQNVTRGEFVTAVVDALKLETSNSATAQFKDVNEKLAPYVEAAYKAGLVKGTLEGNFKPDQKLTREHAFIITSRAIKTDETYATDILTKFKDHKTFDTNSLKELAKGVGLGLLQGFEDGTVKPEQLVTKTQATKIIHRMVKVYSPVVSKDSVSLRILGTSDLHTNFVHYDYYQDKVSNDIGLAKTAILIEQARTENPNNLLFDNGDLIQGTPLAGYKVTVDKLEKGELHPAIAALASLDYDGGTLGNHEFNYGLDYLDEVLNDAPFPMLNANIYDAVTKKNRYTPYVILEKEVIDGQGAAHTLNIGVIGVVTPGIMQWDRTLLEGDVTAEDAANSVEKFIPEMKEQGADVIVVLAHTGMGNEIHEVGEENVAYQITELDGVDAVITGHNHALFPGDFKDLPNVNQEQGTLNGTPIVMPGKFGDHLGIIDLELKKDGEQWAVVSGKGEIRQINKDSDVVVQKVIDAVKEAHEGTIEYVRGPVGKTTAPITSYFALVQDDSSIQILNNAQTWYVEQQIKGTEYGELPILSAGAPFKAGGRMGASYYTDIATGEIAIKNVADLYVYDNTVFALVMTGADIKEWLEMSAGQFKHIDAASTKEQDLINVGFPTYNFDVIDGVTYEFDVTQPAKYDGSGDTVNENANRVVNLQYDGKPINPKQQFIVVTNNYRASGNFPGVRNATEKIDYAYENRQVIMDYMIDLGTIDPSADGNWTFASFGENANVTFETSGKAKDFVQEGSGIEYLAPAEEGFAKYSLKQK
- a CDS encoding FG-GAP-like repeat-containing protein translates to MKMGDVNGDGVLDTVYLYGQFNGPPGIFADNITLVIQDGRSTKSTTVHLKNNAGYNGRLFLGDFNKDGIPDIMVSMDTGGSGGYGIFYIYSFRNNRVQELFNVDNYNGTYAFQVHYEDFYKVRVESSELNVLFMIDISTKGSDYLSQYYNENGILKNPVQGGALAIGGLYPIITDNKSYQFDLLALQRIIGPTNVDTLGYIENILSWQDTEFISNRLTVSVLGVDIK
- a CDS encoding alpha/beta hydrolase — encoded protein: MIRKHWKKLLVLLVIIFLVIQVIGSFFFYELAIKRGPKDFLQNNADLEVSDQTMELFLNGDWIDWVNVQQFEQLTLTSRDGLQLSGYYLPASKPTDKVVVLTHGYLGHAKQMGLFGQYYHNNLGYNIFMPDARGHGKSEGNYYGFGWPDRIDLIDWTQALVKKLGPDSKVVYHGLSMGAATVLMASGEDEFPHQVKAIIADSPYMSVYQLFAYQMNRMFYLPAFPLLDSTSLLTKIRAGYSFREASALKAVEKADVPILYIHGESDTFVPTKLTKELYQQTSSDAELFLVPGANHGESFALAQDEYKVKIDHFLSRNNN
- a CDS encoding DinB family protein — its product is MKQRHEIFFKQLESFRGYLLKVADVTEDEAEIIPKGFNNNIRWNLGHVYVEQYMWIETLTKATVDIPKQFNEWFGWGTSPDNFTDETPSLEELMTLLKGQLTEIKGTYGDRLEELFPPTKMWEMTSIEQVLLWTNFHEGMHLQTIIDIKKCMNA
- a CDS encoding YqhG family protein is translated as MYPQQIHKYIQQFFNENNCPILSNNNHCIDVQLTIEMDKKIMNRPFYWHYLASTGEEPRPAKLTLITDKNQLVDNIKGEVVHFGSPRLSQLFQVTKEMGSFVQMYERVPDTTGQQTILTPWLGVNYKVTYSSDQTKEVLYSLGINLLTGYVVEDFQESLSGLDLDVTISGYTFHVPYIIKPIRALERLDAVIDTFIEQADHSWAEEAKKRWQKDRRVLEYFYEEVDNKPDCYEIEKEAMDQQYEARISIDVVNGGVFYLK
- a CDS encoding YdiU family protein — its product is MTKHQESGWNLDNSYAHLPDRFFTKMNLNPVQEPKLIIFNDSLAVSLGLDAQALQSEEGIVALAGNEVPEGAMPLAQAYAGHQFGHFTMLGDGRAMLIGEQITPSGERFDIQLKGSGRTAYSRSGDGRAALGPMLREYIISEAMHALGIPTTRSLAVVATGESVIRETDLSGAILTRIASSHIRVGTFQYAAKWGTDEELRMLADYALERHFPDIKMDDNRYLALLQVVIQRQAILVAKWQLVGFIHGVMNTDNTTISGETIDYGPCAFMDAYDPATVFSSIDVQSRYAYGNQPNIVGWNLARFAESLISLLHTDYGEGAKLAQDAISDFPEHYYANWLAGMRSKLGIFNEEQQDAALIDSLLRMMEQHRVDYTNTFRALTFDTLEESVLFGTPEFAEWHTLWQARLDRQQESKELVHQLMRSSNPAVIPRNHRVEEALEAAVEHEDYSVMEQLLEVLSHPYAHSPEQADYATLPESEGPYHTYCGT